In the genome of Magnolia sinica isolate HGM2019 chromosome 2, MsV1, whole genome shotgun sequence, one region contains:
- the LOC131236959 gene encoding NAC domain-containing protein 54-like, with translation MAPVGLPPGFRFHPTDEELVNYYLKRKIHGLKIELDIIPEVDLYKCEPWELADKSFLPSRDPEWYFFGPRDRKYPNGFRTNRATRAGYWKSTGKDRRVSYQNRAIGMKKTLVYYRGRAPQGIRTDWVMHEYRLDDKECEDTMGLQDSYALCRVFKKNGPCTEIEEQGQCSISLLESSQGIINDYETMSPDVPVGSSSCMDEDDKDDAWMQFITEDAWCSASASTGGDDSGCMAFAN, from the exons ATGGCGCCGGTCGGATTACCACCAGGTTTCAGGTTCCATCCCACCGATGAAGAGCTCGTAAATTACTATCTAAAGAGGAAAATCCATGGCCTCAAGATAGAGCTTGACATCATTCCTGAAGTTGATCTTTACAAATGTGAACCTTGGGAATTAgcag ATAAATCGTTCTTACCAAGTAGAGATCCTGAGTGGTATTTTTTCGGGCCACGGGATCGGAAATATCCTAATGGATTTAGAACAAACCGTGCAACTAGAGCTGGATACTGGAAATCTACAGGGAAGGATCGGCGTGTTAGCTATCAGAATCGGGCCATCGGTATGAAGAAGACATTGGTTTACTACAGAGGTAGAGCTCCTCAGGGAATCAGAACAGACTGGGTGATGCATGAATACCGCCTCGACGACAAGGAATGCGAGGACACCATGGGACTTCAG GATTCATATGCATTATGTCGTGTTTTCAAGAAGAATGGGCCATGTACAGAAATAGAAGAGCAAGGTCAATGTAGCATATCATTACTAGAGTCCTCCCAAGGGATTATCAATGACTATGAAACCATGTCGCCTGATGTGCCTGTTGGGTCATCATCATGCATGGATGAAGATGACAAAGATGATGCATGGATGCAATTCATCACAGAGGATGCATGGTGTTCTGCTAGTGCATCGACTGGTGGCGATGACTCAGGATGCATGGCTTTCGCTAATTAA